The following coding sequences are from one Primulina eburnea isolate SZY01 chromosome 15, ASM2296580v1, whole genome shotgun sequence window:
- the LOC140815446 gene encoding uncharacterized protein, with amino-acid sequence MNEIHGTDKGCYDILRWYCRAVKETNPLSVAEFGFVTGCRPLIFLDETHIKNKFKGCILLAVSKDANDDLFTIAYSVVDAENDINWEWFCYHLRSVLLSCQSIPFNEYTFFSDRHPGIIKVVNLLFTGNHHAYCLRHLVDNFVKVVLQSYPKHNKKYWSSVFKKAAYAPSLQEHEQHIKNILESMPLARDFIVNSEPQSWANALFLGNRWGVINNNIAECWNNWVKAARYLPIVGMVDHIRVQIKNMMHQ; translated from the exons ATGAATGAAATTCATGGCACAGATAAGGGATGCTATGATATACTAAGATGGTATTGTCGAGCTGTTAAAGAAACGAATCCTTTAAGTGTTGCTGAGT TTGGTTTTGTTACTGGTTGTAGACCGTTGATTTTTTTGGACGAGACTCATATAAAGAATAAGTTTAAAGGTTGTATCCTACTTGCTGTGTCGAAGGATGCGAATGATGATCTTTTCACAATTGCTTATTCTGTAGTGGACGCGGAGAATGATATTAATTGGGAATGGTTTTGTTATCATCTGAGAAGTGTTTTGCTTTCGTGTCAAAGCATTCCATTCAATGAGTATACTTTTTTCTCTGACAGACATCCTGGGATTATCAAGGTAGTTAATCTACTATTTACGGGCAATCACCATGCATACTGCTTGAGACATTTAGTTGATAATTTTGTGAAAGTG GTATTGCAAAGCTATCCAAAACATAACAAAAAATATTGGTCTTCGGTATTCAAAAAAGCTGCTTATGCTCCATCTTTGCAGGAGCATGAACAACATATAAAAAATATCCTGGAGTCCATGCCACttgctagggattttattgtaAATTCTGAACCACAGAGTTGGGCAAATGCATTGTTTCTTGGCAATAGATGGGGTGTTATAAATAATAACATCGCCGAATGTTGGAATAATTGGGTTAAAGCAGCTCGTTATCTCCCTATCGTGGGTATGGTGGACCATATACGAGTGCAGATCAAGAACATGATGCACCAATGA
- the LOC140814447 gene encoding xylulose 5-phosphate/phosphate translocator, chloroplastic — MLSSNLLSSTNVTFSKPSSRYPLNASLLDPNLVNRSQSPRITRCQSPALQIPSLSINHGFRFGSAVSQISESRSDYGRNLGHPCGFSSRFSSHKFGAAAGTPEEISPDGEIEASTKPNKNLKLAVVFGLWYFQNIVFNIFNKKVLNIFPYPWLLASFQLFCGAIWMLVIWSLKIQPCPKIDKSFIIALLGPALFHTIGHISACVSFSKVAVSFTHVIKSAEPVFTVVFSSFLGDSYPLNVWLSILPIVFGCSLAAITEVSFNFGGLWGAMISNVGFVLRNIYSKKSLQSFKEVNGLNLYGWITIISLLYLFPVAIFVEGSQWIAGYHKAIETIGQPSTFYLWVIVSGIFYHLYNQSSYEALDDISPLTFSVGNTMKRVVVIIASVLVFRNPVRPLNALGSAIAIFGTFLYSQATAKKPKVEGGEKKN; from the coding sequence ATGCTTTCTTCGAACCTTTTGTCATCCACTAACGTCACTTTCTCCAAACCCAGCTCTAGATATCCCTTAAATGCTTCATTATTGGATCCAAATCTTGTGAACAGGTCTCAAAGTCCCCGGATTACTCGCTGTCAGTCTCCAGCTCTCCAGATTCCAAGCTTAAGCATTAATCATGGCTTCCGTTTTGGGTCCGCTGTTTCCCAGATCTCGGAATCAAGATCAGATTATGGGAGGAACTTGGGACACCCATGTGGATTTTCTTCAAGATTTTCATCCCACAAATTCGGAGCAGCCGCCGGAACCCCGGAAGAAATTAGCCCAGATGGTGAAATCGAAGCCTCAACAAAGCCGAACAAGAATCTCAAGCTAGCTGTTGTTTTTGGACTATGGTATTTTCAGAACATTGTTTTCAATATATTTAATAAGAAGGTGTTGAATATTTTCCCCTATCCATGGCTTCTTGCATCATTCCAGCTCTTTTGTGGGGCTATATGGATGCTTGTTATATGGTCATTGAAGATTCAACCTTGCCCAAAAATAGACAAATCGTTCATTATTGCACTTCTTGGACCTGCACTATTCCACACTATAGGCCATATCTCAGCATGTGTTTCATTCTCTAAAGTTGCTGTTTCTTTCACACATGTGATTAAATCTGCAGAGCCTGTGTTTACAGTTGTGTTCTCGTCGTTTCTTGGTGATTCATATCCACTAAATGTATGGCTCTCCATTTTACCAATCGTATTTGGTTGTTCCTTAGCTGCCATTACTGAAGTTTCCTTCAATTTTGGAGGTCTATGGGGTGCCATGATTAGCAATGTTGGATTTGTGCTACGAAATATTTACTCGAAAAAGAGCTTGCAGAGTTTCAAAGAAGTGAATGGATTGAATTTGTATGGTTGGATTACCATTATTTCATTGCTCTATCTATTTCCGGTTGCTATATTCGTAGAAGGGTCTCAATGGATAGCCGGATATCATAAAGCAATCGAAACTATCGGACAGCCATCCACATTTTACCTATGGGTGATAGTCTCAGGCATATTTTACCATTTATACAACCAATCCTCGTATGAAGCACTTGATGACATTAGCCCACTTACGTTCTCGGTTGGGAACACTATGAAGAGGGTGGTTGTTATTATTGCTAGTGTATTGGTTTTCAGGAATCCAGTTAGGCCTCTGAATGCACTCGGGTCAGCTATTGCAATTTTCGGTACTTTCTTGTATTCGCAGGCAACGGCTAAGAAACCAAAGGTTGAAGGAGGTGAAAAGAAGAATTAG
- the LOC140813846 gene encoding uncharacterized protein — MDPQAFIRLSIGSLGLRVSGTALTAAKSSNHAISTPCVCEIRLRGFPVQTTQIPLLSSPELIPNPHSISSSFYLEESDLKALLAPGCLYTSLASLEILVFTGRKGTHCGVGVKRQHLGTFKLNVGPEWSEGKPVILFSGWISIGKNRQENGKPGIELHLRVKLDPDPRYVFRFEDQTKLSPQIVQLQGTVKQAIFSCKFSQDRLSQIDPLGNFWSTSADGSYHEIERRERKGWRVKIHDLSGSAVAAAFITTPFVPSTGCDWVAKSNPGAWLIARPDACRPESWLPWGKLEAWRERGIKDSICCRFHLLSDGLEGGELLMSEILIDAEKGGEFFIDTDRQGASPLPSPQSSGDFTALSPITGGFVMSCRVRGEGRSSKPLVQLAMRHVTCVEDAAIFMALATAVDLSIEACRPFPRQNRISRRHSS, encoded by the exons ATGGATCCTCAGGCTTTTATTAGATTGTCAATAGGCTCCTTAGGGCTTCGAGTTTCTGGGACAGCTCTTACGGCAGCAAAATCCAGTAATCACGCCATATCTACTCCATGTGTTTGTGAGATTCGTTTACGTGGATTTCCTGTTCAGACAACACAAATCCCACTTTTATCCTCTCCTGAGTTGATCCCCAATCCTCATAGCATTTCTTCAAGCTTTTATCTTGAAGAATCGGATTTAAAAGCATTGTTGGCGCCAGGATGTTTGTATACTTCACTGGCATCTCTTGAGATATTGGTCTTTACTGGTCGAAAGGGCACTCATTGTGGTGTTGGTGTCAAAAGGCAGCATCTTGGGACGTTTAAGTTAAATGTCGGCCCCGAATGGAGCGAAGGAAAGCCGGTTATTCTTTTCAGTGGTTGGATCAGCATTGGCAAAAACAGGCAGGAGAATGGAAAACCAGGAATCGAGCTTCATTTGAGGGTGAAGCTGGATCCTGATCCAAGATACGTATTTCGATTTGAAGATCAGACTAAACTAAGTCCACAAATTGTTCAGCTTCAAGGAACTGTAAAGCAGGCTATTTTCAGCTGCAAGTTTAGTCAAGACAG GTTATCTCAGATAGATCCACTTGGCAACTTCTGGTCAACTTCTGCTGATGGTTCTTACCACGAGATCGAGAGAAGAGAGAGGAAGGGATGGAGGGTGAAGATACATGATCTCTCCGGCTCAGCTGTTGCCGCCGCCTTCATTACAACCCCCTTTGTTCCATCAACAGGTTGTGATTGGGTGGCTAAATCCAACCCGGGAGCTTGGTTAATTGCCCGGCCTGATGCATGCCGTCCTGAGAGTTGGCTGCCATGGGGAAAGCTCGAAGCATGGCGTGAACGAGGCATCAAAGATTCTATTTGCTGCCGTTTCCACCTTTTGTCAGACGGGCTTGAAGGCGGAGAGCTCCTCATGTCCGAGATATTGATTGATGCCGAAAAAGGCGGCGAGTTTTTCATAGATACGGATAGGCAGGGAGCAAGCCCATTACCAAGCCCTCAAAGTAGTGGTGATTTTACAGCATTAAGTCCTATAACTGGTGGATTTGTCATGAGCTGTAGAGTTCGAGGGGAAGGGAGATCCAGCAAACCCCTTGTGCAACTCGCTATGCGGCACGTGACGTGTGTGGAAGATGCAGCCATTTTCATGGCTCTGGCCACTGCTGTTGATCTTAGCATAGAGGCCTGCAGACCTTTCCCTAGGCAGAATCGAATTAGTCGTCGACATTCGTCATGA